In the genome of Opitutia bacterium KCR 482, one region contains:
- a CDS encoding transposase, producing MHAQTVSPFGSLACGKISFALRLNCKQAQEEVKWNRKLTYPLRKRGDRLKAEERERLEKFFVNNPAIKLAYEFKERLCELLNRKHQTAKECKRNIRELKTMMKQMKYEATQEFERIAETISDWFAPIIRMWRFTKNNGITEGFHRKMKLIQRMAYGYKNFQNYRLRVLVLCGVFH from the coding sequence TTGCATGCGCAAACCGTCTCGCCCTTCGGGTCTCTTGCCTGCGGCAAAATCTCATTCGCGCTTCGCTTGAATTGCAAACAAGCCCAAGAAGAGGTAAAATGGAACAGGAAACTGACCTACCCATTGCGAAAACGTGGAGATAGGTTGAAAGCCGAAGAGCGAGAGCGATTGGAAAAGTTTTTTGTGAACAATCCCGCGATAAAGCTGGCTTACGAGTTTAAGGAAAGATTGTGCGAGCTGCTGAACAGGAAACATCAAACGGCAAAGGAATGTAAGAGAAATATAAGAGAACTGAAAACAATGATGAAACAGATGAAATACGAAGCGACACAAGAGTTTGAGAGGATAGCAGAAACCATAAGCGACTGGTTTGCGCCGATAATCCGCATGTGGAGATTTACGAAAAATAACGGGATAACGGAAGGCTTCCACAGGAAAATGAAACTAATACAACGAATGGCTTACGGTTATAAAAACTTCCAAAATTACAGATTGAGGGTCTTGGTTCTATGCGGCGTCTTTCATTAA
- a CDS encoding ADP-ribosylglycohydrolase family protein: MKILYMVVGACLAASVCVAELPKQAKFSKTQLYDKIKGGWAGQMIGCSYGGPTEFKFKFKRIPDDHEIPWKENNIIKATNLKGDFGGLYDDLYLDITFMDILERFGLDAPRREFKKAIAESKYPLWCANRQARVEYLDGMDPDAPVSWKTNINSNDIDFQIESDFAGLMSPALPQAALKYADTVGRAINGGEGFYCGAYVATMYSLAFVFDNPRDVVVESMKILPKKSFTYKIVSSISDYHAKNPNDWKSAWQMFTDKFCTSEIRSYLGNQHIYAPYNLAYIIIGLLYGDGDFGKTADISTRCGLDSDCNPSNACGILGAIQGYSKIPEKWLAPLRQHESTVFFTGTTYTCEKVYAVGFSHAIQTLKNHGAKVSNDGNISVELKMPEPIPFEYEPKLTKKSNVKLPVLNAKNTVVESEIDGLVVSCTIDGLGKKSPHREIDGICASVECWVDGKKVRTANFYFDEFKYPRNHELFRWTTEFDGKHKVRFELKNPHPKFEPLNLNLLGFKVEK, from the coding sequence ATGAAAATACTATATATGGTTGTGGGTGCGTGTTTAGCCGCATCCGTTTGTGTGGCCGAACTCCCCAAGCAGGCAAAGTTCAGCAAGACACAATTGTACGACAAAATCAAAGGCGGATGGGCAGGGCAGATGATAGGCTGTTCCTACGGCGGGCCGACAGAGTTTAAATTCAAATTCAAGCGAATTCCCGATGACCATGAAATTCCGTGGAAAGAAAACAACATTATAAAGGCTACGAATTTGAAAGGCGATTTCGGCGGTCTTTACGACGATCTCTATTTGGATATAACTTTCATGGACATATTAGAGCGATTCGGGCTTGACGCTCCGCGCCGTGAATTCAAAAAGGCAATAGCGGAATCCAAGTACCCGTTGTGGTGTGCAAACAGACAGGCGCGAGTGGAATATTTAGACGGAATGGATCCTGACGCTCCCGTGTCGTGGAAAACAAATATAAACTCGAATGATATCGATTTTCAAATCGAATCGGACTTCGCGGGGCTGATGTCGCCCGCGCTGCCGCAAGCCGCGCTGAAATATGCCGACACTGTAGGGCGCGCAATCAACGGTGGCGAAGGCTTTTACTGTGGAGCGTATGTGGCGACAATGTATTCGCTGGCGTTCGTTTTCGACAATCCCCGCGACGTTGTGGTTGAATCCATGAAAATTCTTCCGAAAAAAAGCTTTACATACAAGATAGTTTCCTCGATTTCCGATTATCACGCAAAAAATCCGAACGATTGGAAGTCCGCATGGCAGATGTTCACCGACAAATTCTGCACTTCGGAGATACGCAGTTACTTGGGCAATCAACATATATACGCGCCGTATAATTTGGCGTACATAATAATCGGGCTGCTTTACGGAGACGGCGATTTCGGGAAAACTGCCGACATATCCACGCGTTGCGGGCTCGACTCCGACTGCAATCCGTCAAATGCCTGCGGTATACTCGGCGCAATACAGGGTTATTCAAAAATCCCAGAGAAATGGCTTGCCCCATTGCGACAGCACGAATCGACAGTATTTTTTACCGGAACGACGTACACCTGCGAAAAGGTATATGCCGTAGGTTTTTCGCATGCGATTCAAACGCTGAAAAATCACGGTGCAAAAGTTTCCAACGACGGTAATATTTCCGTCGAATTAAAAATGCCCGAGCCGATTCCGTTCGAATACGAGCCGAAATTGACAAAGAAATCGAACGTAAAACTTCCCGTTTTGAACGCGAAAAATACAGTCGTGGAATCCGAAATAGACGGGCTGGTTGTCTCATGCACCATCGACGGACTTGGCAAAAAGTCTCCCCATCGCGAAATAGACGGAATATGCGCGTCCGTTGAATGCTGGGTGGACGGTAAAAAAGTTCGCACAGCCAATTTTTATTTCGACGAGTTCAAATACCCTCGGAATCATGAGCTGTTCAGATGGACAACGGAATTCGACGGCAAACACAAAGTACGCTTTGAACTGAAAAATCCGCACCCGAAATTCGAACCTTTAAATCTGAATCTCCTCGGATTCAAAGTGGAAAAGTGA
- a CDS encoding acetylxylan esterase → MKTANSILKLAVSACLSVFVFSFVEVCAETVEYNGYSLRLKADRNGSLYKSGDIARFVLTASKGGKPANGIKLDGSITKDSVPIGKNFVGETKDGEFAVSETLCEAGFLKCDIRVFLPNENGGIDKVKLLAGAGFDVSEIKPSLPAPKDFDKYWVRQRKILSKIPLNVKMTKVATLVPDIEVYDVQADSFNGKMSAYIAFPKHALEKSLPALLTLHGAGVASSSKGTVEMWAKNGFLAMDMNAHGLPNGKPQSYYKALSIGELKDYWLKNCENRDTIFFRTLYMRIMRAMDVLTSQPQWDGKNLAVSGGSQGGGQALVAGGLDSRVNYVLAMYPALCDHGGAAVGRTTGWPHFTRVGEDGNYNRKAVEAARYIDAVNFAAKIRGRVFFMVNYADPVCEPTSCYAAYNNIKSGKEIWVNEESRHAPKRGTPTILQNKVVKILQKQGIAVKPRTDFNHTW, encoded by the coding sequence ATGAAAACAGCAAATTCGATTTTAAAACTTGCCGTTTCGGCCTGTTTGTCAGTTTTTGTCTTTTCGTTTGTCGAAGTCTGCGCGGAGACCGTCGAATATAACGGATACTCGCTGAGGTTGAAGGCCGACCGCAACGGTTCTCTATACAAATCGGGGGACATCGCCCGATTTGTCCTAACGGCAAGCAAAGGCGGCAAGCCGGCAAACGGAATAAAACTCGACGGTTCGATTACAAAAGACTCCGTTCCGATTGGCAAAAACTTTGTCGGAGAAACAAAAGACGGCGAATTTGCGGTGTCGGAGACATTGTGTGAGGCTGGATTTTTAAAGTGCGACATTCGCGTTTTTCTCCCGAACGAAAACGGAGGAATAGACAAGGTTAAATTGTTGGCGGGCGCGGGATTCGATGTTTCCGAAATAAAGCCGTCCCTGCCTGCGCCAAAGGATTTCGACAAATATTGGGTGCGACAAAGGAAAATTCTCTCGAAAATTCCCCTGAATGTGAAGATGACGAAAGTCGCAACTCTCGTGCCCGACATTGAAGTCTACGACGTGCAGGCGGATTCGTTTAACGGCAAAATGTCGGCATACATTGCATTCCCGAAGCATGCTCTGGAAAAATCGCTTCCGGCGCTTTTAACCCTTCATGGCGCGGGTGTTGCTTCGAGCAGCAAGGGAACAGTGGAAATGTGGGCAAAAAACGGATTTCTCGCCATGGATATGAACGCCCACGGACTTCCTAACGGCAAGCCGCAATCCTACTACAAGGCCCTTTCAATCGGTGAACTGAAAGACTACTGGCTGAAAAACTGTGAAAACCGCGACACCATTTTCTTTCGAACTCTTTACATGCGGATAATGCGCGCAATGGACGTGCTTACTTCGCAGCCGCAGTGGGACGGCAAAAATCTGGCGGTTTCGGGCGGCAGTCAGGGCGGCGGACAGGCTCTTGTGGCGGGCGGATTGGATTCGCGCGTAAATTACGTCTTGGCGATGTATCCCGCGCTTTGCGATCACGGCGGCGCGGCGGTGGGCAGAACGACGGGCTGGCCGCATTTTACGCGTGTCGGCGAGGACGGAAATTATAACAGAAAAGCGGTCGAGGCTGCGCGGTATATCGACGCAGTAAACTTTGCCGCAAAAATCAGGGGCAGGGTATTTTTCATGGTGAACTACGCCGACCCCGTGTGCGAACCTACGTCTTGTTATGCGGCATATAACAATATTAAGTCGGGAAAGGAGATATGGGTGAATGAGGAGTCGCGACACGCGCCAAAACGCGGCACGCCGACAATCCTCCAAAACAAGGTCGTCAAAATTCTGCAAAAGCAGGGAATCGCCGTAAAACCCCGCACGGACTTCAACCACACTTGGTGA
- a CDS encoding DUF5696 domain-containing protein has product MKFFLFISAFALVSVAFGGETAEITTTFFDDTTESKEILLDFDENGKATLEIAKSAIGKNVKYIDIIPSFSQAKVGDDGFFISSFGELTKFIPRKGKTTGISHDVNLMPIHGSKTPSGAFLTHIRGMRFAYLYKVEKIGDSYMNYVRFDFDKNPPYEDVKIDFVKFPETAGYVEMAKYYRSLRINKDGLKPIAEKMKKRPELAYAVEAPEIRILLGIKRSRPRIEEQIPENEPPVVVYNSLDDVALILDELKNAGVKKAEICLVGWNKGGHDGRYPQILPIEEKIGGEAKLRELIKKGQSMGYQMTCHANATDGYSIADCWNSEFVAKDRIGNFKWHTIGHGGRMYDLCLKRWYKLFSEEHFKAISDIGFRGLHYIDVVSSIYPYQCFDKRHPMTPSAGAKYARKIFGDSNKYFGGSYSEGGIDYAFETLDACLWVYVEHWFAWSSGLVDERIPFWQIVYNGIVLSTPWNRCSFPGYPGGKWETELGFFEFGGRPRCEYAPRLSQTPPEKRLESAKAFAKSIKRICDKFDKIAQLQLEFLDDRRELAPKVVYTKRSGGTEIVCNYSEKPYSYKGREVKPREYLIFRPDGTITDMR; this is encoded by the coding sequence ATGAAATTTTTTCTATTCATAAGCGCATTCGCACTGGTATCCGTTGCGTTCGGCGGCGAAACCGCGGAAATAACGACGACGTTCTTCGACGATACGACGGAGTCGAAGGAAATATTGCTCGACTTCGACGAAAACGGGAAAGCGACCCTCGAAATCGCAAAGTCGGCAATCGGGAAAAATGTCAAATACATTGACATAATTCCCTCCTTTTCGCAGGCAAAAGTCGGCGATGACGGCTTCTTTATTTCCTCTTTCGGCGAACTTACGAAATTCATCCCCAGAAAGGGAAAAACAACGGGCATTTCGCACGATGTAAATCTCATGCCCATTCACGGCTCGAAGACACCGTCGGGAGCATTTCTCACCCACATAAGGGGAATGCGGTTCGCGTATTTGTATAAAGTCGAAAAAATCGGCGACAGCTACATGAACTATGTACGTTTCGACTTCGACAAAAATCCGCCCTACGAAGACGTTAAGATTGACTTCGTGAAGTTCCCCGAAACCGCGGGGTATGTCGAAATGGCAAAGTATTACAGGTCGTTGAGAATCAATAAAGACGGGCTTAAACCCATAGCCGAAAAAATGAAAAAACGCCCCGAACTTGCATATGCCGTCGAAGCTCCCGAAATTCGCATTTTGCTCGGTATAAAACGGTCGCGACCGAGAATCGAGGAGCAAATTCCCGAAAACGAACCGCCCGTGGTTGTCTACAATTCTCTGGATGATGTAGCTCTGATATTGGACGAGCTGAAAAACGCGGGCGTGAAAAAGGCCGAAATCTGTCTTGTCGGCTGGAACAAGGGCGGGCACGACGGACGTTATCCGCAGATACTTCCCATTGAAGAGAAAATCGGGGGAGAGGCAAAACTTCGCGAATTAATAAAAAAGGGGCAGTCCATGGGCTATCAAATGACATGCCACGCAAATGCTACGGACGGTTATTCCATTGCCGACTGCTGGAATTCGGAATTTGTCGCAAAGGACAGGATCGGCAATTTCAAGTGGCACACGATTGGCCACGGCGGAAGAATGTACGACCTCTGTCTGAAACGGTGGTACAAGCTTTTCTCGGAGGAACATTTCAAGGCGATTTCCGATATCGGATTTCGCGGCTTGCATTACATCGACGTGGTTTCGTCAATTTATCCGTATCAGTGCTTCGACAAACGCCACCCCATGACGCCCTCGGCCGGCGCAAAGTACGCAAGAAAAATATTCGGAGATTCGAACAAATACTTCGGCGGTTCGTATTCGGAGGGCGGCATTGACTATGCGTTCGAAACGCTCGATGCCTGTCTTTGGGTTTATGTCGAACATTGGTTTGCATGGAGTAGCGGCTTGGTTGACGAAAGAATTCCGTTCTGGCAAATAGTCTACAATGGAATTGTTTTAAGCACGCCGTGGAATCGATGCTCCTTCCCCGGATACCCCGGAGGAAAATGGGAGACGGAACTCGGGTTCTTCGAATTCGGCGGACGCCCGCGTTGCGAATACGCTCCGAGGCTTAGCCAGACGCCCCCCGAAAAACGTTTGGAGAGCGCGAAGGCGTTTGCAAAAAGCATAAAGCGGATTTGCGACAAGTTCGATAAAATCGCGCAGTTGCAGCTTGAATTTTTGGATGACCGCCGCGAACTCGCGCCGAAAGTAGTGTACACAAAGCGTTCGGGCGGAACGGAAATCGTATGCAATTATTCCGAGAAACCCTATTCCTACAAGGGCAGGGAAGTCAAGCCGCGCGAATATTTGATATTCAGACCCGACGGAACAATTACGGATATGAGATAA